Proteins encoded together in one Dechloromonas sp. HYN0024 window:
- a CDS encoding excalibur calcium-binding domain-containing protein — MKHVIVLLILAALAWHGYGKYQLATARTLAAGSPTALADLPGERPQSRPERPASVNYHCDGRIYCSQMKSCEEATWFLRNCPGTKMDGNNDGIPCERQWCN; from the coding sequence ATGAAACACGTCATCGTCCTGTTGATACTTGCAGCACTGGCTTGGCACGGCTACGGCAAATATCAGCTGGCGACGGCACGAACGCTGGCAGCGGGGAGCCCAACAGCCCTCGCCGACCTGCCAGGGGAACGACCGCAAAGCCGGCCCGAGCGACCGGCCAGTGTGAACTACCATTGCGACGGACGAATTTACTGCTCGCAGATGAAATCCTGCGAAGAAGCAACCTGGTTCCTCAGAAACTGCCCGGGGACCAAGATGGACGGCAATAACGACGGCATCCCCTGCGAAAGACAGTGGTGCAACTAA
- the purD gene encoding phosphoribosylamine--glycine ligase — MKLLVIGSGGREHAMAWRLAQTPGLQRVFVAPGNAGTAREHELENVNITDPEALADFAEQNKVHLTVVGPEAPLAAGVVNTFRARGLKIFGPTKEAAQLESSKDFAKRFMARHNIPTAGFETFSEPAAAHAYIDKQGAPIVIKADGLAAGKGVVVAMTLPEAHAAIDDMLSGNKLGDAGARVVIEDFLDGEEASFIVMVDGKNVLALASSQDHKRIFDGDQGPNTGGMGAYSPAPCVTPEVHAKAMREIILPTVRGMAADGIPFSGFLYAGLMIGKDGSVKTLEFNCRMGDPETQPILMRLKSDFVDLLEHGIDGTLDQVEAEWDRRIALGVVLAAANYPDTPKKGDVIQGLPAGNSFGTDAHVFHAGTAEQDGKVVTNGGRVLCVTALGENVKLAQKAAYEAAVQISWDGMQYRKDIGFRAISR; from the coding sequence ATGAAACTTCTAGTCATCGGTTCCGGCGGCCGCGAGCACGCCATGGCCTGGCGCCTGGCACAAACGCCCGGCCTGCAACGCGTCTTTGTCGCTCCCGGCAATGCCGGTACGGCGCGCGAGCACGAGTTGGAGAACGTCAACATAACCGATCCGGAAGCGCTGGCTGACTTCGCTGAACAGAACAAGGTGCACCTCACCGTGGTCGGACCGGAAGCCCCGCTGGCCGCCGGGGTGGTCAATACTTTCCGGGCCCGTGGCCTGAAAATCTTCGGGCCAACCAAGGAAGCTGCGCAGCTCGAATCCTCGAAGGATTTCGCCAAGCGCTTCATGGCCCGCCACAACATTCCGACCGCTGGCTTTGAAACCTTTTCCGAACCGGCTGCCGCCCATGCCTACATCGACAAGCAGGGTGCGCCTATCGTCATCAAGGCCGACGGCCTGGCCGCCGGCAAGGGCGTCGTGGTCGCCATGACCTTGCCGGAAGCCCACGCTGCCATCGACGACATGCTGTCCGGCAACAAGCTCGGCGACGCCGGTGCCCGCGTCGTCATTGAGGACTTCCTCGACGGCGAGGAAGCCAGCTTCATCGTCATGGTCGATGGCAAGAACGTCCTGGCCCTCGCCTCGAGCCAGGATCACAAACGAATTTTCGATGGCGATCAGGGCCCGAACACCGGTGGCATGGGCGCTTATTCGCCAGCCCCGTGCGTCACCCCGGAAGTTCACGCCAAGGCCATGCGCGAAATCATCCTGCCGACGGTGCGTGGCATGGCGGCCGACGGCATTCCCTTCTCCGGCTTCCTTTATGCCGGTCTGATGATTGGCAAGGATGGCTCGGTCAAGACCCTGGAATTCAATTGCCGCATGGGCGACCCGGAAACCCAGCCGATCCTCATGCGCCTCAAGTCCGATTTCGTCGATCTGCTCGAACACGGCATCGATGGCACGCTTGACCAGGTCGAAGCCGAATGGGATCGTCGCATCGCCCTCGGTGTCGTTCTCGCCGCGGCCAATTACCCCGACACCCCGAAAAAAGGTGATGTCATCCAGGGGCTGCCGGCTGGCAACAGTTTTGGCACCGACGCCCATGTCTTCCACGCCGGCACGGCCGAGCAGGATGGCAAGGTAGTCACCAATGGCGGCCGCGTCCTCTGCGTCACGGCCCTGGGTGAAAACGTCAAACTGGCCCAGAAGGCAGCCTACGAGGCGGCCGTACAGATCAGCTGGGATGGCATGCAGTACCGCAAGGACATTGGCTTCCGGGCCATTTCCCGCTAA
- a CDS encoding GGDEF domain-containing protein, with the protein MLATLGSSLKARIAVVSVLLFLAGISLITFFATRILHDDMQAMLSNRQMTGVSYIARDIDAKLTLRQESLKRVALNMPPALFTDPPAMQQWLEDRKAIHTLFTIGLMVVPADGGPTIGDAPRLKTRPKSFVDRDWYIAATSTGRPVISKPLIARATGEPALVIAIPVFDNDKKLLGILAGVTPLAAPGFLDLIHGTSPGKHGSYQLVSPQHRLFVITSDASKAVTPIPAAGDDPIIDAAIKGQRGIKIIRNAALQDELIATAEVPRANWLLVARQPTDEAFEPVSNSLRNTLLITALLSLPSIIILLWVLNRLLQPIAQLARELHDMADGTRPMQPVATHTADEVADVALSFNRLQERLRSQEQRLAEMAHHDMLTGLPNRRMIDQRLDIELHRIQRNQLGLALLFLDLDRFKPVNDTHGHAVGDLVLAEIAGRLTRAVRDVDTVARLGGDEFLILLTDTEKPQDAAERVAQKCIAALAETISINNLEIHLGVSIGIATCSSEQAATMTVKQLVSQADTAMYQAKAEGRNRYALPPTTDS; encoded by the coding sequence ATGCTGGCGACCCTGGGCAGCAGTCTGAAGGCGCGGATCGCCGTCGTTTCGGTATTGCTGTTTCTCGCCGGCATCAGCCTGATCACCTTCTTTGCGACGCGCATCCTGCATGACGACATGCAGGCCATGCTCTCCAATCGGCAGATGACCGGCGTCAGCTATATTGCGCGCGACATTGACGCCAAGTTGACGCTGCGTCAGGAGAGCCTCAAACGGGTTGCCCTGAACATGCCGCCAGCCCTGTTCACCGACCCCCCGGCGATGCAGCAATGGCTGGAGGACCGCAAGGCCATCCACACCCTGTTCACCATCGGGCTGATGGTTGTGCCGGCTGATGGCGGCCCGACGATCGGCGACGCTCCGCGCCTGAAAACCCGCCCAAAATCGTTTGTTGATCGCGACTGGTATATCGCTGCAACCAGTACCGGCCGCCCGGTCATCAGCAAGCCGCTGATCGCCCGGGCCACGGGCGAGCCGGCACTGGTCATCGCCATCCCCGTATTTGATAACGACAAGAAGCTGCTCGGCATTCTGGCCGGTGTGACCCCGCTCGCGGCGCCCGGTTTTCTCGACCTGATCCACGGCACCAGCCCTGGTAAACATGGCAGCTACCAACTCGTTTCGCCGCAGCATCGCCTCTTCGTTATTACCTCGGATGCCAGCAAGGCAGTCACCCCTATCCCCGCCGCCGGCGACGACCCGATAATTGATGCGGCGATCAAGGGCCAGCGCGGCATCAAAATCATCCGCAACGCAGCACTCCAGGATGAACTGATTGCCACGGCCGAGGTACCGCGCGCCAACTGGCTTCTCGTGGCCCGACAGCCGACCGACGAGGCCTTCGAGCCAGTGTCAAACTCCCTGCGCAACACCCTGCTGATTACCGCCCTGCTCTCCCTGCCCAGCATCATCATTCTGCTCTGGGTACTGAACCGCCTGCTCCAACCGATCGCCCAACTGGCCCGCGAGCTTCACGACATGGCCGACGGGACGCGCCCGATGCAACCAGTGGCAACCCATACGGCTGACGAAGTGGCCGACGTCGCCCTCAGCTTCAATCGCTTGCAGGAACGCCTCCGGTCCCAGGAGCAGCGCCTGGCCGAGATGGCTCACCACGACATGCTGACCGGCTTGCCCAACCGGCGGATGATCGACCAGCGCCTGGACATCGAGTTGCACCGGATACAGCGTAACCAGCTTGGTCTGGCCCTGCTCTTCCTTGATCTTGATCGCTTCAAGCCGGTCAATGACACTCACGGGCACGCCGTCGGTGACCTGGTTCTGGCCGAAATCGCCGGCCGCCTTACGCGTGCCGTCCGCGATGTCGATACCGTCGCCCGCCTCGGCGGCGACGAATTCCTGATCTTGCTCACCGACACCGAAAAGCCGCAGGATGCCGCCGAACGGGTGGCCCAAAAATGTATTGCCGCACTTGCCGAAACAATCTCCATCAACAATCTGGAGATACATCTCGGGGTTTCCATCGGCATTGCCACCTGCAGCAGCGAACAAGCCGCAACAATGACCGTCAAACAACTGGTCAGCCAGGCTGACACTGCCATGTACCAGGCCAAGGCCGAAGGCCGAAACCGCTACGCCCTCCCCCCCACCACAGACTCCTGA
- the hemF gene encoding oxygen-dependent coproporphyrinogen oxidase, producing MSIDTAQLKTFFTGLQTRIVAELEAFDGQSFRTDSWERPEGGGGISRLIEDGSFFERGGVNFSHVTGQSLPASATAVRPQLAGRAWEAMGVSLVLHPRNPYCPTAHMNVRCFVARKEGEEDVWWFGGGMDMTPYYGQRDDVVHFHQTCKDALTPFGEMVYPKYKNWCDDYFFLKHRNEPRGVGGVFFDDLNEGGFERCFDLTQAVGNAFTTAYLPVLAKRREVPYGERERDFQAYRRGRYVEFNLVWDRGTLFGLQSGGRTESILMSLPPIVKWRYDWQPETGTPEAELYEVFLKPQDWVV from the coding sequence ATGAGCATCGACACCGCCCAGCTAAAAACCTTTTTCACCGGCCTGCAAACCCGTATCGTGGCCGAACTCGAAGCGTTCGACGGACAGTCCTTCCGTACCGATAGCTGGGAACGCCCGGAAGGTGGCGGCGGCATTTCGCGACTGATCGAGGATGGCAGCTTCTTTGAGCGGGGCGGCGTCAATTTCTCACATGTCACCGGCCAGTCACTTCCGGCCTCGGCCACCGCTGTCCGTCCGCAACTGGCCGGCCGCGCCTGGGAGGCGATGGGCGTTTCCCTGGTCCTCCATCCGCGCAATCCCTATTGCCCGACAGCCCACATGAATGTCCGCTGCTTCGTCGCCCGCAAGGAAGGTGAAGAGGATGTCTGGTGGTTTGGCGGCGGCATGGACATGACCCCCTACTACGGCCAGCGTGACGATGTCGTCCATTTTCACCAGACCTGCAAGGATGCCCTGACCCCTTTTGGTGAGATGGTCTATCCGAAATACAAGAACTGGTGTGACGACTACTTCTTCCTCAAGCATCGCAACGAACCGCGCGGTGTCGGCGGCGTCTTCTTCGACGATCTCAATGAAGGCGGTTTCGAACGCTGTTTCGACCTCACCCAGGCCGTCGGCAATGCCTTCACCACGGCCTATCTGCCGGTGCTGGCCAAGCGCCGCGAGGTGCCTTACGGTGAACGTGAACGCGACTTCCAGGCTTATCGTCGGGGTCGTTACGTCGAATTCAATCTGGTCTGGGATCGCGGCACGCTATTCGGCCTGCAATCCGGTGGCCGTACCGAATCGATCCTGATGTCGCTACCGCCCATCGTCAAATGGCGCTACGACTGGCAGCCGGAAACCGGCACGCCGGAAGCAGAACTCTACGAGGTGTTCCTCAAGCCGCAGGACTGGGTGGTTTAG
- a CDS encoding heme biosynthesis protein HemY, whose protein sequence is MKALLWILALCGLAVAVALGARTNDGYVLLVLAPWRVEISLNLFILVLLSVFAGLYAAARALSVTFGLPQRVREYRAQRQRESAGLVFQDAVRLLFEGRFGQAMKKATEAHGAGTAPGLSALIAARAAQRMREPEKQQYWLEHAKTDDPRTEAATLMLDAEMANEERRFDAALAALDKLQGKQGRHIAALRLELRARQGLGDWDGVLKLARQLVKRDALPLEVVREVFSQAHLGNIARRVADQGKLTSYLRTVPDDERGRRVVLAAARALVGLGAEAEAQKLIESVLDAAQDDEWQPDLAAIYGRLANSEQTARIAKAEGWLRRHPDDARLLKALGRMCLRQRLWGKAQSYLEASLSVHPSQQGHLELARLFDQLERPEEANKHYRASALLDSR, encoded by the coding sequence GTGAAGGCGCTGCTCTGGATTCTTGCCCTGTGCGGGCTGGCTGTTGCAGTCGCGCTCGGCGCCCGTACCAACGATGGTTATGTTTTGCTGGTACTGGCACCGTGGCGTGTCGAGATTTCCCTGAATCTTTTCATCCTTGTGCTGCTCTCCGTGTTCGCTGGTCTTTACGCTGCGGCTCGGGCCTTGTCGGTGACCTTTGGCCTGCCGCAACGGGTGCGCGAATACCGGGCGCAGCGGCAGCGGGAAAGCGCTGGCCTGGTTTTCCAGGATGCTGTCCGGCTGCTTTTCGAGGGGCGTTTCGGTCAGGCCATGAAAAAAGCGACCGAGGCCCATGGCGCCGGTACGGCCCCTGGCCTGTCGGCACTGATTGCCGCACGGGCGGCGCAACGCATGCGTGAGCCGGAAAAACAGCAATACTGGCTGGAGCATGCCAAGACAGACGATCCACGTACCGAGGCGGCGACACTCATGCTTGACGCCGAAATGGCCAACGAGGAGCGGCGCTTCGATGCCGCGCTGGCCGCGCTCGACAAGCTGCAGGGCAAGCAGGGGCGTCATATTGCCGCCCTGCGCCTGGAACTGCGGGCCCGTCAGGGGCTGGGTGACTGGGACGGCGTCCTCAAGCTGGCACGTCAGTTGGTCAAGCGTGATGCCCTGCCGCTTGAAGTGGTCCGCGAAGTGTTCAGCCAGGCTCACCTCGGCAATATTGCCAGGCGGGTGGCCGATCAGGGCAAGCTGACCAGCTATCTGCGCACCGTGCCTGACGATGAGCGCGGTCGCCGCGTGGTGCTCGCCGCCGCACGTGCGCTGGTTGGTCTGGGGGCCGAGGCAGAGGCGCAGAAGCTGATTGAAAGTGTGCTTGATGCCGCCCAAGACGACGAATGGCAACCCGACCTGGCGGCCATTTATGGTCGTCTGGCCAACAGCGAGCAGACCGCCCGTATCGCCAAGGCTGAGGGCTGGCTGCGCCGCCATCCTGACGATGCTCGCCTGCTCAAGGCCCTGGGTCGCATGTGCCTGCGCCAGCGACTGTGGGGCAAGGCGCAAAGCTATCTGGAAGCTTCCCTGTCGGTGCACCCATCGCAGCAGGGCCATCTTGAACTGGCCCGGCTATTCGATCAGCTGGAACGCCCCGAAGAAGCCAACAAGCATTACCGGGCCAGCGCCCTGCTCGATAGTCGGTAG
- a CDS encoding uroporphyrinogen-III C-methyltransferase encodes MTYLPAPRPRRTGPWLFVAIAALLLAAWQWFETRHRLLDVQQEVAGKLAAFDTGNKEDRGAQKQSREQIEALQARLGAVDGKLAEFQTQTASLQALYQDIARSREEITLLEVEQAIVLAGQQLQLAGNLPVAVLALQTADAQLARLDRPQHLPLRKALAKDLARLNALPFVDMPGISLRLEQVLIGIDKLPLVSSVHPEKMPESDPAMASLPWWQRTGEAIWQEMKGLVRIQRMDRDDAVLLAPGQGYFLRENLKLRLLNARLALFSRDQATFRNEVKVALDLLGRHFDGGDKAVQTAQTTLRQMTATEINVELPNLGDSQAALRSLRQGKEKR; translated from the coding sequence ATGACTTACCTCCCGGCGCCCCGCCCCAGGCGCACTGGTCCCTGGCTGTTCGTTGCCATTGCCGCGCTGCTGCTGGCTGCCTGGCAGTGGTTCGAAACCCGCCATCGCCTGCTCGATGTGCAGCAGGAAGTGGCTGGCAAACTGGCCGCCTTCGATACCGGCAACAAGGAAGACCGTGGTGCCCAGAAGCAGTCGCGTGAGCAGATCGAGGCCCTGCAGGCCCGGCTCGGCGCGGTCGATGGCAAACTGGCCGAGTTCCAGACCCAGACGGCGAGCTTGCAGGCGCTTTATCAGGATATTGCCCGTAGCCGCGAAGAAATTACGCTTCTTGAAGTTGAACAGGCCATCGTGCTGGCCGGGCAGCAATTGCAGCTGGCAGGCAACCTGCCGGTCGCCGTGCTCGCCCTGCAAACAGCCGATGCGCAGCTGGCGCGCCTCGACCGTCCGCAGCACCTGCCGTTGCGCAAGGCGCTAGCCAAGGATCTGGCCCGTCTCAACGCCTTGCCGTTCGTCGATATGCCGGGTATCAGCCTGCGCCTCGAGCAGGTACTCATTGGAATCGACAAGTTGCCGCTGGTCTCCTCGGTGCACCCGGAAAAAATGCCTGAAAGCGATCCGGCAATGGCTTCCCTGCCGTGGTGGCAGCGTACCGGCGAAGCGATCTGGCAGGAAATGAAGGGCCTCGTTCGTATCCAGCGCATGGATCGCGATGATGCAGTATTGCTGGCGCCGGGTCAGGGTTACTTCCTCCGCGAAAATCTCAAGCTGCGCCTGCTCAATGCCCGACTCGCCCTCTTTTCTCGCGATCAGGCAACTTTCCGCAACGAAGTGAAAGTGGCGCTCGATTTGCTGGGCCGTCATTTCGACGGTGGTGACAAGGCAGTTCAGACGGCGCAGACCACCCTACGCCAGATGACGGCCACCGAGATCAATGTCGAGCTGCCCAACCTCGGCGATAGCCAGGCGGCCTTGCGGTCGCTGCGTCAGGGCAAGGAAAAGCGGTGA
- a CDS encoding uroporphyrinogen-III synthase, with protein sequence MSLGGPLAGKTIVVTRPQAQAAPLAEAIAKVGGTALIFPLLEISPAADSAPLVEAAARLEDYALAVFISPNAVEHALPVLLADKAWPASLIPAAVGQGTVKTLAAHGVMDCIAPTERFDSEALLALPELSAERVGGRRIAIFRGDGGRELLAETLRQRGATVDCITAYQRSGPSTGATPLMAAWRAGRLDALAVSSSEGLRYLVDLLDAEGRALLHNTPVFVPHARIAENALALGLSNILLTEAADAGILAGLVAYNWPA encoded by the coding sequence ATGAGCCTTGGCGGCCCTCTGGCTGGCAAAACCATCGTCGTGACCCGGCCACAGGCGCAGGCCGCGCCGCTGGCCGAGGCGATAGCGAAGGTCGGTGGTACGGCGCTGATTTTCCCCTTGCTTGAGATTTCACCGGCGGCTGATTCAGCGCCATTGGTTGAAGCCGCTGCCCGGTTAGAGGATTATGCGCTGGCCGTGTTCATCAGCCCGAATGCGGTCGAACATGCCCTACCGGTTTTGCTGGCGGACAAAGCCTGGCCGGCATCGCTGATTCCCGCGGCGGTCGGACAAGGCACCGTCAAGACGCTGGCGGCGCACGGGGTCATGGATTGCATCGCGCCGACCGAGCGTTTTGATTCCGAAGCCCTGCTTGCCTTGCCCGAACTCAGCGCCGAGCGCGTTGGCGGGCGGCGCATCGCCATCTTTCGTGGTGATGGCGGCCGCGAGCTTCTGGCCGAGACGCTGCGTCAGCGGGGTGCGACGGTCGATTGCATCACCGCTTATCAGCGCTCCGGGCCATCCACAGGTGCTACGCCGCTGATGGCAGCCTGGCGGGCCGGCCGACTCGATGCGCTGGCCGTGTCGAGCAGTGAAGGTCTGCGCTATCTGGTCGACTTGCTCGATGCCGAGGGCCGCGCCTTACTGCACAACACACCCGTGTTCGTTCCGCATGCCCGGATCGCCGAAAATGCCCTGGCTTTGGGTTTAAGCAACATTCTCCTCACCGAAGCAGCCGACGCCGGCATCCTCGCCGGCTTAGTTGCTTATAATTGGCCGGCATGA
- the hemC gene encoding hydroxymethylbilane synthase gives MSRPSKIVIASRESRLAMWQAVHVRERLSSLNPGTEVVILGMTTKGDQILDRPLAEIGGKGLFIKELEVAMQEGKAHLAVHSMKDVPMVMPEGFVLAAISARENPRDAFVSNNYNALDDLPAGAIVGTSSLRRESILRAKYPQLVIKSLRGNLDTRLKKLDAGEYDAIILAAAGLIRLGMESRIKSVLTAEQSLPAPGQGALGIELIDGAADMADVVAPLNDPETAHCVKAERAFSRALGGSCQVPLGGYAIIENGQLWLRGFVATADGKEVVSAELRGNPVDDEALGLQLASELRAKGADAILAKLACHA, from the coding sequence ATGTCCCGTCCTTCCAAGATTGTCATTGCCTCCCGCGAATCCCGTCTGGCCATGTGGCAGGCGGTGCATGTCAGAGAACGCTTATCGAGTTTAAATCCGGGAACGGAAGTTGTCATTCTCGGCATGACCACCAAGGGTGATCAAATCCTTGACCGCCCGCTTGCCGAAATCGGTGGCAAGGGCCTCTTCATCAAGGAACTCGAAGTCGCCATGCAGGAAGGCAAGGCTCACCTCGCCGTGCATTCGATGAAGGACGTGCCCATGGTGATGCCGGAAGGCTTTGTGCTGGCCGCCATCTCGGCCCGCGAAAATCCCCGCGATGCCTTTGTTTCGAACAACTACAACGCGCTGGATGACCTGCCGGCCGGCGCCATTGTCGGCACCTCCAGCCTGCGCCGCGAATCCATTCTGCGCGCCAAGTATCCGCAACTCGTTATCAAGAGCCTGCGCGGCAATCTCGACACCCGCCTCAAGAAGCTGGATGCCGGCGAATACGACGCGATCATCCTGGCCGCTGCCGGTCTGATTCGCCTCGGCATGGAAAGCCGCATCAAGTCGGTGCTCACTGCCGAACAGTCGCTGCCGGCCCCCGGCCAGGGTGCTTTGGGGATCGAACTGATCGATGGTGCGGCCGATATGGCCGATGTCGTCGCCCCGCTTAACGACCCGGAGACCGCTCACTGCGTCAAGGCCGAACGCGCCTTCTCGCGCGCTCTGGGCGGCAGTTGCCAGGTGCCGCTGGGTGGCTATGCCATCATCGAAAATGGCCAGCTCTGGCTGCGCGGCTTTGTCGCTACCGCTGACGGCAAGGAAGTGGTCAGCGCCGAACTGCGCGGTAATCCGGTTGATGATGAAGCGCTCGGCCTGCAACTGGCATCCGAACTCCGGGCCAAGGGCGCCGATGCCATCCTCGCCAAGCTGGCCTGCCACGCGTAG
- a CDS encoding thioredoxin family protein, translating to MAATDLPAAVDLRAETALAAKAGGPLIIIYSRQDCKYCEAVKRDYLKPLATNLRFRDRVVIRQINQDGDEQALADFKGAATTHARLAAAEKVKLVPVVAFYGPDGRQLASPIVGARLPDFYQSYLEDAVEQSARAVKKP from the coding sequence TTGGCTGCCACCGACCTCCCGGCAGCCGTAGACCTGCGCGCCGAAACGGCTCTGGCAGCGAAAGCGGGCGGCCCTCTGATCATCATCTACAGCCGCCAGGACTGCAAATACTGCGAAGCAGTCAAACGCGACTACCTCAAGCCGCTCGCCACCAACCTGCGCTTCCGTGACCGCGTGGTGATTCGCCAGATCAATCAGGATGGTGACGAACAGGCGCTTGCTGACTTCAAGGGGGCCGCCACGACGCATGCCCGGCTGGCCGCTGCGGAGAAAGTCAAACTGGTGCCGGTCGTTGCCTTTTACGGCCCGGACGGGCGGCAACTGGCCTCACCCATCGTCGGCGCCCGGCTACCGGATTTCTACCAGAGCTACCTTGAAGACGCCGTCGAGCAATCGGCCCGCGCCGTGAAAAAACCATGA
- a CDS encoding methyltransferase domain-containing protein, with protein MSEAIKPPEQRPEHPDFWCKRFGEGITPWDAGKVPAAFADYIARQPAPLNTLIPGCGSAWEAAHLAELGWPVTALDFSPAAIETARRVLGQASVDLLCADFFTFSPARPIALIYERAFLCALPRKLWAEWGQRVADLLPAGGRLAGYFFLCEQPKGPPFGILPTQLEALLQDNFERIEDTEVSDSIPVFAGRERWQVWRRR; from the coding sequence ATGAGCGAAGCGATCAAACCTCCTGAGCAGCGTCCGGAACATCCGGATTTCTGGTGCAAACGCTTTGGCGAAGGTATCACCCCCTGGGATGCCGGCAAGGTTCCCGCCGCTTTTGCTGACTACATTGCTCGCCAGCCTGCCCCACTCAACACGCTGATCCCTGGCTGCGGCAGCGCCTGGGAGGCAGCCCATCTGGCCGAACTCGGCTGGCCGGTCACGGCCCTCGATTTCTCGCCGGCCGCCATCGAAACAGCCCGTCGTGTCCTGGGCCAAGCCAGTGTCGATCTCCTCTGCGCGGACTTCTTCACCTTTAGCCCGGCCCGCCCCATCGCGCTTATTTACGAACGCGCCTTTCTCTGCGCCCTGCCGCGCAAGCTCTGGGCCGAGTGGGGACAGCGCGTCGCCGACCTGCTGCCGGCGGGCGGCCGACTGGCCGGTTACTTTTTCCTTTGCGAGCAGCCCAAAGGGCCGCCATTCGGCATCCTGCCCACCCAACTCGAGGCCTTGCTGCAGGACAATTTCGAACGCATCGAAGACACCGAAGTCAGCGACTCCATACCGGTATTCGCCGGACGCGAACGCTGGCAGGTCTGGCGGCGGCGCTAA